One Bacillus amyloliquefaciens DSM 7 = ATCC 23350 DNA window includes the following coding sequences:
- the cyoE gene encoding heme o synthase yields MANSRILNDTAIDGQIEETTAWKDFLSLIKIGIVNSNLITTFTGMWLALHISGLSFLGNLNTVLLTLIGSSLIIAGSCAINNYYDRDIDHLMERTKVRPTVTGKIQPNQALWSGILLIALGLIMLLMTTVMAAVIGFIGVFTYVVLYTMWTKRRYTINTVVGSVSGAVPPLIGWTAVEGHIGVVAWVLFMILFIWQIPHFLALAIKKTEDYRAANIPMLPVVHGFEVTKRQIIVWVACLLPLPFFLGSLGLPIVILGTLLNVGWLVLGLMGFRMKNIMKWATLMFVYSLNYMTIYFVAMVVFTLF; encoded by the coding sequence ATGGCTAATTCCAGAATTTTAAATGATACAGCTATAGACGGACAGATTGAAGAGACGACGGCGTGGAAGGATTTTCTTTCACTTATCAAAATAGGAATCGTCAATTCGAATTTAATTACGACTTTTACCGGCATGTGGCTTGCGTTACATATATCCGGTCTGAGTTTTTTAGGCAATTTAAACACTGTGCTTCTTACATTAATAGGGTCTTCTTTGATCATCGCCGGTTCTTGTGCGATTAACAACTATTACGACCGTGATATTGATCATTTAATGGAACGCACGAAAGTAAGACCGACGGTTACCGGAAAGATTCAGCCGAATCAAGCGCTGTGGTCAGGAATTTTACTCATTGCTTTAGGACTTATCATGCTTTTGATGACCACCGTGATGGCTGCAGTCATCGGTTTTATCGGCGTGTTTACGTACGTTGTTCTTTATACAATGTGGACGAAACGCCGCTATACGATTAATACGGTTGTCGGAAGCGTATCAGGCGCCGTGCCGCCGTTAATCGGCTGGACAGCGGTTGAAGGGCACATCGGTGTTGTCGCATGGGTATTATTCATGATTTTATTCATCTGGCAGATTCCGCACTTTTTAGCGCTTGCGATTAAGAAGACGGAAGATTACAGAGCAGCGAATATTCCGATGCTTCCGGTCGTGCACGGCTTTGAAGTGACGAAAAGACAGATTATTGTCTGGGTTGCATGTCTGCTGCCGCTTCCGTTTTTCCTCGGCAGTCTCGGTCTTCCGATCGTGATTCTCGGCACTCTGCTGAATGTCGGATGGCTTGTTCTCGGACTGATGGGATTCCGTATGAAAAACATCATGAAGTGGGCAACTCTTATGTTTGTCTATTCGCTTAATTACATGACCATTTATTTTGTAGCGATGGTGGTCTTCACGCTGTTTTAA
- the coxB gene encoding cytochrome c oxidase subunit II, whose protein sequence is MLKRWRLLSLLALVPLLLSGCGKPFLSTLKPAGEVADKQYDLTVLSTLIMVVVVAVVAVIFFYVIVRFRRSRVGEDTIPKQVEGNRFLEITWTVIPILLLIILVIPVVIQTLALADTSPMDKENRKAEDALVINVRANLYWWEFEYPDYGFVTSQELIVPTDERVYFKLKSSDVKHSFWIPSAGGKIDTNTDNDNTFFLTFDSKRSKEAGEYFFGKCAELCGPSHALMDFKVKPLPSKEFKQWTKAMKNYKHTTDSGLAAQGEELFKEKNCLSCHAVEPNDKRAEAARTAPNLATFGERVKVAGIKDANKENIKAWLKNPDSIKPGNKMTGTYPKLSDAETDALYEYLKGLKAENK, encoded by the coding sequence ATGTTAAAGCGTTGGCGTCTTTTATCATTATTAGCCTTAGTGCCGCTTTTATTGAGCGGCTGTGGAAAACCGTTTCTGTCCACACTCAAGCCTGCCGGCGAAGTGGCTGATAAACAGTATGATCTGACGGTGCTCAGCACACTTATCATGGTTGTCGTCGTTGCGGTCGTAGCAGTTATTTTCTTTTACGTCATTGTGAGATTCAGACGGTCGCGTGTCGGAGAAGACACGATACCGAAACAGGTGGAGGGGAACCGTTTTTTAGAAATCACCTGGACCGTTATTCCGATCCTGCTTCTGATTATTCTTGTCATCCCGGTTGTCATCCAGACATTGGCGCTGGCGGATACGTCGCCGATGGATAAGGAAAACCGTAAAGCAGAGGATGCGCTCGTGATTAATGTAAGGGCGAATTTATACTGGTGGGAATTCGAGTATCCTGATTACGGATTTGTGACAAGTCAGGAGCTGATCGTTCCCACAGATGAACGCGTTTATTTCAAGCTGAAGTCATCCGATGTGAAACACTCTTTCTGGATTCCGTCAGCCGGAGGAAAAATCGATACGAATACGGATAACGACAATACTTTCTTTTTGACCTTTGATTCTAAACGCAGCAAAGAAGCGGGAGAATACTTCTTCGGGAAATGCGCGGAGCTGTGCGGACCTTCACATGCGCTAATGGATTTCAAAGTGAAACCGCTGCCGTCAAAAGAATTTAAACAATGGACGAAAGCGATGAAGAATTATAAGCATACAACAGATTCCGGTTTAGCCGCGCAAGGAGAAGAGCTGTTTAAGGAAAAAAACTGCCTGAGCTGTCATGCGGTTGAGCCTAATGACAAACGGGCTGAAGCGGCAAGAACGGCTCCGAACCTGGCTACCTTCGGCGAACGTGTCAAAGTGGCCGGCATTAAGGATGCGAATAAAGAGAATATAAAAGCCTGGCTGAAAAATCCGGACAGCATTAAACCGGGCAATAAAATGACAGGCACGTATCCGAAGCTCTCGGACGCTGAAACGGATGCGCTGTATGAATATTTAAAAGGTCTGAAAGCGGAGAACAAGTAA
- the ctaD gene encoding cytochrome c oxidase subunit I yields the protein MMNTLTGQQRKGSLLWDYLTTVDHKKIAILYMIAGGFFFVVGGLEAMLIRIQLLRPGNDFVGAQQFNEIMTMHGTTMIFLAAMPLLFGLMNAVVPLQIGARDVSFPFLNALGFWLFFFGGIFLNLSWFLGGAPDAGWTSYASLALNSKGHGIDFFVLGLQISGLGTLIAGINFLATIINMRAPGLTYMRLPLFTWTTFVASALILFAFPPLTVGLALMMLDRLFGTNFFNPELGGNTIIWEHLFWIFGHPEVYILILPAFGIFSEVIPVFARKRLFGYSSMVFAIVLIGFLGFMVWVHHMFTTGLGPIANAIFAVATMAIAVPTGIKIFNWLLTIWGGNVKFTTPMLYAVAFIPSFVLGGVTGVMLAAAAADYQFHDTYFVVAHFHYVIIGGVVFGILAGVHFWWPKMFGKVLHETMGKISFVLFFIGFHLTFFIQHFLGLMGMPRRVYTYLPGQGLDTGNLISSIGAFFMAGAAVLLVVNIVYTSIKGKYVGNDPWLDGRTLEWAVSSPPPEYNFKQLPFVRGLDPLWIEKQAGNEGMAPAEPVEDIHMPNGSIMPLIISFGLFVAAFGFLYHSDYSWGLPVIFIGLGITFFTMLLRSVVDDYGYHIHKEDLPNDDKGVKA from the coding sequence ATGATGAATACGCTTACAGGACAGCAGAGAAAAGGCTCTTTGCTTTGGGATTATTTGACGACGGTTGACCATAAGAAAATCGCGATTTTATACATGATCGCCGGGGGATTTTTCTTCGTCGTCGGCGGACTTGAGGCCATGCTTATCAGGATTCAACTCTTGAGGCCAGGGAACGATTTTGTAGGTGCGCAGCAGTTTAATGAAATTATGACGATGCACGGGACGACAATGATCTTCCTGGCGGCAATGCCGCTGTTATTCGGGCTCATGAACGCGGTTGTCCCGCTTCAGATCGGGGCGCGTGACGTATCATTTCCATTTCTGAATGCGCTTGGGTTCTGGCTGTTTTTCTTCGGGGGAATCTTTTTGAATCTGAGCTGGTTTTTAGGAGGGGCTCCCGATGCAGGCTGGACGTCATATGCGTCGCTTGCGCTGAATTCAAAAGGGCACGGCATTGACTTTTTCGTGCTCGGGCTGCAAATATCGGGCTTAGGAACGCTGATTGCGGGGATCAACTTTCTCGCAACCATTATTAACATGAGGGCGCCCGGTTTGACATATATGAGACTGCCGCTGTTTACATGGACGACATTTGTGGCGTCGGCACTCATTTTATTCGCATTTCCTCCGCTCACCGTCGGTTTGGCGCTGATGATGCTGGACCGTTTGTTCGGAACGAATTTCTTCAATCCTGAATTGGGCGGAAATACGATTATCTGGGAGCATCTGTTTTGGATTTTCGGGCATCCGGAAGTATACATTTTAATTCTTCCTGCCTTTGGGATTTTTTCGGAAGTCATTCCCGTATTTGCGAGAAAGCGCCTGTTCGGTTATTCCTCAATGGTCTTTGCGATTGTTTTGATCGGCTTTCTCGGATTCATGGTATGGGTTCACCACATGTTTACGACGGGACTCGGACCGATTGCCAATGCGATATTTGCGGTTGCGACGATGGCGATTGCGGTGCCTACGGGCATTAAGATTTTCAACTGGCTATTGACCATCTGGGGAGGAAATGTCAAATTCACGACGCCTATGCTGTATGCCGTCGCTTTTATTCCTTCTTTCGTGCTCGGAGGAGTGACGGGTGTCATGCTGGCGGCCGCTGCGGCGGATTATCAGTTCCACGATACGTATTTTGTCGTTGCGCATTTCCATTACGTCATTATCGGCGGCGTTGTGTTCGGCATCCTGGCGGGCGTGCATTTCTGGTGGCCGAAAATGTTTGGAAAGGTGCTTCATGAAACGATGGGGAAAATTTCGTTCGTCTTATTTTTCATCGGGTTTCATCTTACCTTCTTCATCCAGCATTTCCTGGGCTTGATGGGAATGCCGCGGCGCGTTTACACATATCTGCCCGGCCAGGGGCTTGATACCGGCAACCTGATCAGTTCAATCGGTGCGTTTTTCATGGCGGGCGCGGCTGTTTTACTCGTCGTCAATATTGTTTATACCTCTATAAAAGGGAAATACGTCGGGAACGACCCGTGGCTGGACGGACGTACGCTCGAATGGGCGGTCTCTTCGCCGCCGCCTGAATATAATTTTAAACAGCTTCCGTTTGTACGGGGACTTGATCCGCTGTGGATCGAAAAGCAGGCCGGAAATGAAGGGATGGCGCCTGCAGAGCCAGTAGAGGACATTCATATGCCGAACGGCTCCATCATGCCGCTTATCATATCCTTCGGGCTCTTTGTCGCAGCGTTCGGGTTTTTATACCACTCCGATTATTCATGGGGGCTTCCGGTTATCTTTATAGGGCTCGGAATCACATTCTTTACTATGCTGCTTCGCTCTGTGGTCGATGATTACGGCTATCATATTCACAAAGAAGATCTGCCGAATGATGATAAAGGGGTGAAGGCGTAA
- the ctaE gene encoding cytochrome c oxidase subunit III, whose product MQLQEKMTAETFPASPEKATLEGKNKFLGFWLFLGGETVLFASLFATFLALRESKAGGPSTADMFELPIVFIATMLLLTSSLTSVYAMYHMKNFSFKKMQVWLLITVLLGAGFLGVEIYEFKHYTHEFGFTITSSALGSAFYTLVGTHGAHVAFGLLWISALMIRNAKRGLSLYNAPKYYVASLYWHFIDVVWVFIFTVVYLMGMVG is encoded by the coding sequence ATGCAGCTGCAGGAAAAAATGACTGCTGAAACCTTTCCGGCTTCTCCTGAAAAAGCAACGCTGGAGGGGAAAAATAAGTTTTTAGGATTTTGGCTGTTTCTCGGCGGGGAAACGGTTCTGTTCGCCTCGCTTTTTGCGACATTCCTTGCTTTGCGGGAATCAAAAGCAGGAGGGCCGTCAACGGCTGATATGTTTGAGCTGCCGATCGTGTTTATCGCCACGATGCTTCTTTTAACGAGCAGCTTAACGAGTGTGTATGCGATGTATCATATGAAAAATTTCTCCTTTAAAAAAATGCAGGTGTGGCTTTTGATTACCGTTTTATTGGGAGCCGGATTTTTAGGGGTTGAAATCTATGAATTTAAGCATTACACTCACGAGTTCGGATTTACGATCACAAGCTCTGCGCTCGGCTCAGCGTTTTATACGCTTGTCGGCACACACGGAGCACACGTGGCCTTCGGGCTGTTATGGATCAGCGCTCTGATGATCCGGAATGCTAAAAGAGGGCTCAGCCTTTATAACGCGCCGAAATATTATGTGGCCAGTCTATATTGGCATTTTATCGATGTCGTGTGGGTCTTTATCTTTACCGTTGTATATTTGATGGGGATGGTGGGATAA
- the ctaF gene encoding cytochrome c oxidase subunit IVB: MDDNKNRGTVSTDLEYRKKKNAEEMKYQVISFGLMIGLTLVAFLTVAADGIAGWFTMPFLILLAVIQVIFQLFYFMHMSQKGHEAPSLFLYSGIFVAFITVLAFVTIIWW; this comes from the coding sequence ATGGACGATAACAAAAACAGAGGGACTGTCAGTACGGATCTCGAATATCGGAAAAAGAAAAATGCCGAGGAGATGAAATATCAGGTCATATCCTTCGGTTTAATGATCGGCCTTACGCTCGTCGCGTTTTTGACGGTGGCTGCTGACGGCATTGCCGGGTGGTTTACGATGCCGTTTCTTATCCTGCTTGCGGTCATCCAGGTCATTTTTCAGCTGTTTTACTTTATGCATATGAGCCAGAAAGGGCATGAAGCGCCGTCACTATTTCTGTATTCGGGAATATTTGTCGCGTTTATCACCGTGCTTGCATTTGTCACGATTATTTGGTGGTAA
- the ctaG gene encoding cytochrome c oxidase assembly factor CtaG has protein sequence MINLEMFGFRAMWSPYLFCITAVITGIYFYWCSRHKGRVSAKEKVLFVLSALFFYAAAGSPVDLLGHVMFSAHMAQMAVLFLVVPPLLISGIPGWAWKKVIFRPVVKPLFSFFSLPLIALLLFNGIFSLYHIPFIFDAVKTDSLYHTLMNGLIFVTAFFMWWPLVHQVEGLPRLSGLMKLGYIMADGILLTPACALIMFSGAPMYATYTDPAAWAEAMKLCVPLDLLEQIPLSGPEMFNTLPPLEDQQLGAVLMKIIQEAVYGTYLAVIFFQWVRTEREKDTPSEPPYIEHTVS, from the coding sequence TTGATTAATTTGGAAATGTTCGGGTTTCGCGCAATGTGGAGCCCTTATCTGTTTTGTATAACTGCCGTGATAACAGGTATTTACTTTTACTGGTGCAGCCGGCATAAAGGGCGTGTGTCCGCTAAGGAGAAGGTGCTGTTTGTGCTTTCCGCGTTATTTTTTTACGCGGCTGCTGGAAGTCCCGTTGATTTATTGGGGCATGTGATGTTCAGCGCCCATATGGCGCAAATGGCGGTTTTGTTTTTAGTCGTACCGCCGCTGTTGATTTCCGGAATTCCCGGCTGGGCATGGAAAAAAGTGATTTTCCGTCCCGTCGTAAAGCCGCTGTTTTCGTTCTTTTCACTGCCGCTTATCGCTTTGCTGCTGTTTAACGGCATTTTTTCACTGTATCATATCCCGTTTATATTTGATGCCGTCAAAACGGATTCGCTGTATCACACGCTGATGAACGGACTCATCTTTGTAACGGCGTTTTTTATGTGGTGGCCGCTTGTGCATCAGGTGGAAGGTCTGCCCCGTCTCAGCGGTTTAATGAAGCTGGGGTACATTATGGCAGACGGGATTCTGTTAACGCCGGCCTGCGCGCTCATTATGTTCAGCGGGGCGCCCATGTATGCCACGTATACAGACCCGGCGGCTTGGGCCGAAGCAATGAAGCTTTGTGTTCCTTTAGATCTGCTGGAACAGATCCCTTTATCCGGACCGGAGATGTTTAACACGCTTCCTCCTTTGGAAGATCAGCAGCTTGGGGCAGTGCTGATGAAAATCATTCAAGAGGCGGTTTACGGAACATATTTGGCTGTCATCTTTTTTCAGTGGGTCAGAACGGAACGGGAAAAAGATACGCCGTCAGAGCCGCCGTATATCGAGCATACCGTCTCATAA
- a CDS encoding YugN family protein: MKFENSGLEGVTAELSRLNDLMESKGLILAGQWDYERVTYDKKFSVPEGTFYLRIQGTAQEGDVGGSRAVIQLKAPLLGKHYYPHGVEYGSAEEFPEHVVAESKALLLELAESLKTVQM, translated from the coding sequence TTGAAGTTTGAAAACAGCGGTCTTGAAGGGGTAACAGCGGAGCTCAGCCGCTTGAATGATCTGATGGAAAGCAAAGGGCTCATTCTGGCGGGACAATGGGATTATGAAAGAGTGACTTACGACAAAAAGTTTTCAGTTCCTGAGGGAACATTTTATCTGCGGATTCAAGGAACGGCACAAGAGGGCGATGTAGGCGGCAGCCGTGCCGTAATTCAGCTGAAGGCCCCTCTTTTAGGAAAGCATTATTATCCGCACGGCGTAGAATACGGCAGCGCTGAAGAATTTCCGGAACATGTCGTCGCAGAAAGCAAGGCGTTACTGCTTGAATTGGCAGAGTCTTTAAAAACAGTGCAAATGTAA
- a CDS encoding CBS domain-containing protein, which produces MTKINKLMTSNLQYCTVLDNVYEAAVKMKDADVGAIPIVDEDGETLVGIVTDRDLVLRGIASKRPNSQKITDAMTERVISAEEDASVEEVLHMMAEHQLRRIPVTRDKKLVGIVTLGDLSLAEQSNEQAGRALSDISEDGGPEGFIH; this is translated from the coding sequence ATGACAAAGATCAATAAGCTCATGACGTCAAACTTGCAATATTGTACAGTATTAGATAATGTATATGAAGCTGCGGTGAAGATGAAAGACGCGGATGTCGGCGCCATTCCGATTGTGGATGAAGACGGCGAAACACTTGTCGGGATCGTGACAGACAGAGATCTCGTATTACGGGGAATTGCTTCAAAAAGGCCGAACTCTCAAAAAATAACAGACGCAATGACTGAGCGGGTTATCAGTGCAGAAGAAGACGCTTCTGTGGAAGAAGTGCTCCATATGATGGCTGAGCATCAGCTCAGAAGAATCCCCGTCACAAGGGATAAAAAACTGGTCGGCATTGTCACGCTCGGCGATCTTTCCTTGGCTGAGCAATCAAATGAGCAAGCAGGCCGGGCGCTGTCTGACATTTCTGAAGACGGAGGTCCGGAGGGGTTTATTCATTAA
- a CDS encoding CAP domain-containing protein, with protein sequence MKNIARALVILLLIYGAYVLIIQYGSAPQKKTNQEEPHAANEEASGKRLKIPSSGLLSLMGKSAADVKKKLGEPSRKDPSAYDYEWWVYNQGKDQYVQVGILNDKAVTLYASGSGINAKPFKIGESTGEVFKTTQVAPFVNVTDKGNTYRFEFSEEDINTRPTVKIGGMYVQLYMDKFDGNLSSIRAFDAETLVKQRPYEVMYRGRLTEPEPVSDKKWDDIERASEQQILDITNVIRVKHGLARLKWDEGAAKVAFGHSKDMKDNKYFSHVSKKYGTLKDRLKKGDVKYQEAGENIAYNYVDGPAAVEGWLNSEGHRKALLSPDYTHLGVGVDRKYYTQNFIKPWE encoded by the coding sequence TTGAAAAATATCGCCAGGGCTCTCGTTATCCTTTTGCTTATTTACGGAGCGTATGTTCTGATTATACAATATGGATCGGCTCCTCAGAAAAAGACGAATCAGGAGGAGCCTCATGCTGCCAATGAAGAAGCGAGCGGAAAACGGCTGAAAATCCCGTCATCCGGACTGCTTTCTCTCATGGGGAAATCTGCTGCCGATGTGAAAAAGAAACTTGGGGAACCGTCCCGGAAAGATCCTTCTGCCTATGATTATGAATGGTGGGTGTACAACCAGGGGAAAGACCAATATGTACAAGTCGGTATTCTGAATGATAAAGCCGTGACATTATATGCTTCGGGAAGCGGCATCAACGCAAAACCGTTTAAGATCGGCGAATCGACAGGCGAAGTTTTTAAAACGACGCAGGTTGCCCCGTTTGTCAATGTGACTGACAAGGGAAACACGTACCGGTTTGAGTTTTCTGAAGAAGATATCAATACCCGTCCCACTGTTAAGATAGGCGGTATGTATGTTCAGCTGTATATGGACAAATTTGACGGGAATCTGTCAAGCATCAGGGCATTTGATGCCGAAACGCTTGTAAAACAAAGGCCGTATGAGGTCATGTACAGAGGAAGACTGACAGAACCCGAGCCTGTTTCCGATAAAAAATGGGACGACATTGAACGAGCGAGTGAGCAGCAGATTCTCGATATTACAAATGTCATTCGCGTGAAACACGGACTTGCAAGGTTGAAATGGGACGAAGGCGCTGCAAAAGTGGCATTCGGCCACAGCAAGGACATGAAAGACAACAAGTATTTCTCCCATGTCTCAAAGAAATACGGGACTCTGAAAGACCGCTTGAAAAAAGGCGATGTGAAATATCAGGAGGCCGGTGAAAATATTGCGTACAACTATGTGGACGGTCCTGCAGCCGTGGAGGGCTGGCTGAACAGCGAAGGACACAGAAAGGCGCTGTTAAGCCCGGATTACACGCACCTCGGTGTCGGCGTGGACCGGAAATATTATACGCAGAACTTTATTAAGCCTTGGGAGTAA
- a CDS encoding YlbD family protein, whose product MANQQSRQSIDDFKQFVKKHPKLIQNVRKEQRSWQEVYENWVLLGEDDSMWEPFKDETVQPSSEAETKKESAEKNDFVSKMVTAVKKMDINQMNEQINKMSQSISSLQSLLSQFSGSSTKQPRQGSGQHPFSFRKD is encoded by the coding sequence GTGGCGAATCAGCAATCACGGCAATCAATCGATGATTTTAAACAATTCGTAAAAAAGCATCCCAAACTGATTCAAAATGTTCGCAAGGAACAAAGAAGCTGGCAGGAAGTCTATGAAAATTGGGTTCTCCTCGGTGAGGACGATTCGATGTGGGAGCCTTTTAAAGACGAGACCGTTCAGCCTTCTTCTGAAGCGGAAACCAAAAAGGAATCAGCTGAAAAAAACGATTTCGTTTCAAAAATGGTCACTGCCGTCAAAAAGATGGATATAAACCAAATGAATGAGCAGATCAATAAAATGAGCCAGTCCATTTCATCATTGCAAAGCCTTTTAAGCCAATTTTCGGGCAGCAGCACAAAGCAGCCCCGGCAAGGCTCCGGACAACATCCTTTTTCGTTCAGGAAGGATTAA
- a CDS encoding YlbE-like family protein, giving the protein MRKEVQEFISADEERKRFIRQRPVWYRRLARKPDDLNSFQLDMMNFYEKTIPHRVSQFSNGIQMAQMMMQMVHAMRSQD; this is encoded by the coding sequence ATGCGAAAAGAGGTTCAGGAATTCATATCTGCAGATGAGGAACGAAAACGGTTTATACGGCAGCGCCCCGTCTGGTACCGCAGACTTGCGAGAAAACCGGACGATCTCAATTCCTTTCAGCTGGACATGATGAATTTTTACGAAAAAACGATACCGCATCGGGTAAGCCAATTCTCAAACGGGATTCAGATGGCGCAGATGATGATGCAGATGGTTCACGCCATGCGTTCGCAGGATTAA
- a CDS encoding YlbF family regulator, whose protein sequence is MYATVESVRLQSEAEQLAGMILQSETAENYRDCYKRLHEDEEARRIIRSFMSIKEQYEDVQRFGKYHPDYREISRKMREMKRELDLNDKVAEFKKAETELQSLLDEISIELGTAVSEHVKVPTGNPYFDGLSSCGGGCGSGGGCGCKVS, encoded by the coding sequence ATGTATGCAACAGTTGAGTCCGTCAGGCTTCAAAGTGAAGCGGAGCAGCTTGCCGGCATGATTCTGCAGTCTGAGACGGCTGAAAATTACCGCGATTGTTACAAGCGTCTCCATGAAGATGAAGAGGCACGGCGGATTATTCGTTCTTTTATGAGCATTAAAGAGCAGTATGAGGATGTGCAGCGCTTTGGCAAATATCATCCTGACTATAGAGAGATTTCCCGCAAAATGAGAGAAATGAAGCGGGAGCTGGATTTAAATGATAAGGTGGCCGAATTTAAAAAAGCGGAGACTGAGCTTCAGTCGCTGCTTGACGAGATCAGCATTGAACTCGGAACGGCCGTCTCGGAGCATGTAAAAGTTCCGACGGGGAATCCTTATTTTGACGGCCTGTCATCCTGCGGCGGCGGCTGCGGTTCCGGCGGCGGGTGCGGATGCAAAGTTTCCTGA
- a CDS encoding YlbG family protein: MESKRQGIIVYLHSLKHSKMLRKFGNVHYVSKRLKYVVLYCDMELIEKTMEKISSYSYVKKVEPSYKPFLKLEFESKLDKAKEYDYKIGI; this comes from the coding sequence ATGGAAAGCAAGCGCCAAGGCATAATCGTATATCTGCATTCTTTAAAACACAGTAAAATGCTGAGAAAATTCGGCAACGTTCATTATGTTTCCAAACGGCTGAAATACGTTGTGCTGTATTGCGATATGGAGCTGATCGAAAAAACGATGGAAAAGATTTCATCTTATTCATACGTGAAGAAAGTAGAGCCTTCTTATAAGCCTTTTTTAAAGCTGGAATTTGAATCAAAGCTTGATAAAGCGAAAGAGTACGATTATAAGATCGGCATATAA
- the rsmD gene encoding 16S rRNA (guanine(966)-N(2))-methyltransferase RsmD, with protein sequence MRVISGSRKGRALKAVPGTSTRPTTDKVKESIFNMIGPYFDGGTGLDLFAGSGGLGIEALSRGFDRCIFVDRDFKAIQTVKANIKALDLLSSAEVYRNDAERALYAAAKREKGFDGIFLDPPYKEQKLKALIEMIDEQNMLNEDGFVVAEHDKAVALPEAVGALSVTRREIYGLTGVTIYRNRG encoded by the coding sequence ATGAGAGTAATTTCCGGTTCGAGAAAAGGACGAGCCTTAAAGGCTGTGCCGGGCACATCAACAAGGCCGACGACGGATAAAGTAAAAGAGTCTATTTTTAATATGATCGGCCCGTATTTTGACGGAGGAACGGGGCTGGATTTGTTTGCGGGGAGCGGCGGTCTCGGGATTGAAGCGCTGTCGCGAGGATTTGACCGCTGTATCTTTGTGGATCGTGATTTCAAAGCCATCCAGACGGTAAAAGCGAATATAAAAGCGCTTGATCTCCTGTCTTCAGCGGAGGTATACCGCAATGATGCAGAGCGGGCTCTCTATGCCGCGGCGAAACGGGAAAAAGGTTTTGACGGAATTTTCTTAGATCCTCCGTATAAGGAACAAAAGCTGAAAGCGCTTATCGAAATGATTGATGAGCAGAACATGCTGAATGAAGACGGTTTTGTCGTAGCGGAGCATGATAAAGCCGTTGCGCTTCCTGAAGCTGTCGGCGCGCTTTCCGTAACAAGAAGGGAAATTTACGGGCTTACAGGAGTGACGATATACCGAAATAGGGGGTAA
- the coaD gene encoding pantetheine-phosphate adenylyltransferase: MASIAVCPGSFDPVTYGHLDIIRRGANVFEQVYVCVLNNSSKQPLFTVEERCELLREVTKDIPNITVETSQGLLIDYAKKKQAKAIIRGLRAVSDFEYEMQGTSVNRVLDESIETFFMMTNNQYSFLSSSIVKEVAKYNGPVSEFVPPEVEQALQQKFKG, translated from the coding sequence GTGGCAAGTATAGCTGTATGTCCCGGAAGTTTTGACCCCGTCACCTACGGACATCTGGACATTATCAGACGGGGAGCAAACGTGTTTGAGCAGGTGTACGTATGCGTGCTCAATAATTCTTCGAAGCAGCCGCTGTTTACAGTCGAGGAACGCTGTGAGCTGTTAAGAGAAGTGACAAAAGACATACCGAATATTACGGTCGAGACGTCACAGGGACTGTTGATCGACTATGCGAAAAAAAAGCAGGCGAAGGCGATTATCAGGGGGCTCAGAGCCGTTTCTGACTTCGAGTATGAGATGCAGGGGACTTCTGTCAACCGCGTGCTTGACGAATCAATAGAAACCTTTTTTATGATGACGAACAATCAGTACTCTTTTTTAAGTTCAAGCATCGTAAAAGAGGTCGCAAAATATAACGGGCCTGTTTCAGAGTTTGTTCCTCCGGAAGTCGAACAGGCGCTGCAGCAAAAATTTAAAGGATGA